CTACTAATTCATCTTCATCTGATTGGAAGCCTATATTCTCGCATCCCCCCTGATACACAACCTTACCATCAACCTCAATTAAAGTAATATTACTATGATTATCAGAAATAACCACTCTAGAAGTATGCTGATCTGTCTTTAGTGTGACTTCAATATATAGTCTTTTCGGTGTATCTGCTTGACCAGATGTTACTTTGCCTTCCTCAATAAGCTTTAGCGCTGACCGCTCATCTTCATAATTAAGTCCACTTAAAACTTCAAGTTTCTTATTTGGGTCTCCAGCTACTGCTCCAATTGCTGCTGCGAAATCGAGACCACTAGAAGACATACCAGGAATCCCGACCGATTTTGCATTTTTTATAATATTTCCACTAGCTTTTAAACATAACTCTATAATTTGCCCTTTTGCATAGCTTTTTGCGGTTGCTGCGGCCAATGCAATCGCAACAGGTTCCGTACAGCCAAGTGCAATCACTAATTCTTTTTCTAGAATGGCTAATATTTTGTGCTTCTCCATTATGTTTTTCACCTACTTTACTAAAATAACTTATTTAGATACTACCATAGAAAAACAGATCTTTGGTGGTCATTTAGGGAAAAAAAATAACTGTATATTTCTGTATGATAATAGAATTTATTTTTTGGCTTTTCAATCACTTGTTAATAGCTAGAAAAAGGAGGTTCTATTTATTCAGGTAATGACATTTAAAAACTAAAAAAAACCTGCCGCGGCAGGTCTTAAACTTCTTTTACAGTTGCAATGTACGGCAGATTTCGATAATGCTCTGCATAGTCAATTCCATATCCAATAACGAATTTATCAGGAATAACAAATCCTACATAATCTGCTTTTAAATCGACTTTTCGGCGCTCAGGTTTATCAAGTAAGGTACAGATTTTCATGGTTTTCGGTTTATGAAGATCGAAATGTTCTTTTAAGAAGCTTAATGTTAACCCTGAATCAATAATATCCTCGACAAGCACCACATTCTTCCCTGTAATGTTCACATCAATATCTTTTAACAAACGTACTTTTCCTGTAGTCTCCGTTTGATTTCCGTAACTTGAAGCGGCCACAAAATCAACGGTCACATTCCCTCCAAGTTCTCTTACTAAATCAGCAGCAAAAACAAAAGCACCCTTTAAGACAACAATAAAAACAATTGATTCATCTTGTAAATCCTTCAACATGGTAGCGCCTAATTCTTTCACTTTTTGCTTCAATTGTTCTTCTGATATTAAAATACCATCGATTTCGTATCCCATAATCTCACCTTTCAAGATTGTATAGACTCACAATGACTCTATTCTATACAATTTGTTGTAATTTATCATCTATGTAACAGTGAGATATTTAATTGAATTCTCCAAAATAGCTAAACGGATCAATTTCACTTTTACTTCCTTACTAAGTGAGAGCCATTCAGATTTATCGATTCTCAATTGATATCCCTCCATTTATTATTCTTGCTTTATAGTTCACATTATTCCTATCTTATAAGGATTTCCCTTACAGTAATCCTTTTCCCGTATATTTATCGGTTCTAACCACATTTTCATTTCCATTTTTCTACATAATCTGCGGCATACCAAAAAGCCTTGGCAAGTTCCAAGGCTTTTCGTTTTTTAATGATCACGGTTAACAATATAGTTCAATAAGTGTTTCAGAAAAGTGGTTTTGCGCGGTACCTCATTTAAAGCCTCTATGGCGAGACAGTAATGTTCCCACATCTCTTTTTTTGCACCCTCACGCCCGAGGATAGATACAAATGTGGAATTGTTATTATCAGCATCTTTACCAATAAATTTACCCAACAAAGTACTGTTCCCTTCTACATCAAGCAGGTCATCCTTAATCTGAAACGCAATCCCGGCATGATAAGCAAATTGCTTTAGAACTCTCATTTCATAAACATCTGCTTGTGCAAGAATCGCAGGCATAATCAAGGATGCTTCGAAAGCAATACCCGTTTTATAAAAGCACATAGAATTCAATTGTTCGAGTGTTAGTGGCTTACCTTTGGAACCTAGGTCCATCGCCTGACCCTTACACATGACTTCGGTTACTTGTGTTGAATACTGAATTAATGTAAGCACTGTCTTAGAATCAAACTGATCAAGAGATGCTTGTTCCTCAATCGCTTTTTGAGTCAAATAAAGGCCAGTTAATTCAGCTGTTGCAATATTATATTGTTGATGAAGTGTTGCACGTCCTCTTCTGAGAGAAGCATCATCCTGCGATGGTAAATCATCAAATATTAGTGACGCGGTGTGCATGTATTCCAGCGATCTCAGCAATGGAACAATTGCAAACTGATTTAATCCATATTCGTTAACTCCCATGACCCACGTCAGAATGGGCCTCAACCGTTTTCCATCTCCGGCCAGACTATAATTGGCAGCATCAACAATTGTTTCGTTCATGTAAGCTGAATTCTCATGCTTTTGGATTCTCAAGATGCTATTGATCTGAGTACGAACAGTTTTAACGGTATCCATAAATTCATCCTGTTCTTTCCGTTGGTTCTTAATGGTGGTAATAATCTGGTCACGAAGAAGTTTATCAAAAAAATCAACATCATCCGCTTTTCGAACCATGGTCTGAATGACACGATTGAAGTCTGGATCCTCAGAAGCAAATACTTTCATCACCTCAGAATATTTTTCCATCCCTATTCTTGCTTTGAATCGTTTGAGTCCATTAATTGCCCGATCAAGTATGACCTCACAGGTCAGTAAATCCGAATTATATACGTTATGGATTAAATGGCTAATCACAGCCCAGTATAGCTCAAAGGGATTTATTAAATCTGGTCGCCGGTCATGATATTTTAAATAATAAGTATACGGAGTGACTGCCCCTTCCTTCCAATCATCAAACATATCGGCAAAGTCATCAGCCAATTGGTTGTATAATCCATAAAAGAAAGATCTTTTGTTAAATTCTTCATCTTCAGAAGCACTAATGACTGAGCGGACAATTAAGCGAGAAGAAGAGGATTTTAATATTATTGGTATGTAAAGTTCTTCATTTGTGTAGTTGGGGTTAGAGAGAGCTTTAATGCGGTCTACTTCCTGTGACTGAAAAAAAACATAGGATTGTTCAAAGAATGAATTCAATGACTCAGAGTGCTGATGACCTTTAATATATTCATAAGCCTCACGTAGTTCAGAATGGATAAATTGAATTAGTTTCAAGTTATTACCACTCCAGCTACCCAATTCTGGAACAACTCCTGTGATGAGTGTGGTCCGTATTAAATCAGTATATTGTTGTTTCTCTTGAGTGGATAGGACGTTAGCATCTAGAAGGTCGTCAATAAAAGGATAAGTTAGACCATACGAATATCCGAGTTTAATCGCTTCATTAAGTTTCTTCGTACGTTCAAATGGTGCTAGGGTATTGTCCATCTCTTCTATCACGTGCATTAAAACTCCGGCAATGATTTTGATCAATTTTCGCTGGGCATGTCCCGCATCCATCCCATCCGGAATTTGGGAGGAAACAATCTTTAATTTCTCCATCAGCCAGATGAATGTAGATTCAACCCCTTCCTTTTTTGCCCAATTGTATAATCCATCCATACTGACTAAACCTGATTTGTTCTCTTTTTTAGAAGATGTTAGATGAATTTTCAGCCCGTCTACGACATGTCGGATTCTAGCCTGGGTATCGGCTGATTGCAAAGATTTTCCTAAATCCCTCATATAAATATAAGAAATACTTCGAAGTAAATACGAATCTAATTTCCCTGTTACATCCATCCATCGAATATAATTGGAATAATCTGTGGTATTCGGTTTATTCTTTCGAGATCCTAATAACGATAACAATGGATGTCTCACGTGGTTCTGTTTCCACACCTGAAAATCATTCGTTAAGGTTGGTATATAGGTTCTTTTAATTACCTGGTCATAAAGCGTCTGAAAATAATGAGCGGCTCTTTGCTCCGCCTGTTGATAGCATTCATTGACATTCTTCG
The window above is part of the Bacillus sp. SORGH_AS_0510 genome. Proteins encoded here:
- a CDS encoding polyprenyl synthetase family protein, with the protein product MNSINVENTKNVNECYQQAEQRAAHYFQTLYDQVIKRTYIPTLTNDFQVWKQNHVRHPLLSLLGSRKNKPNTTDYSNYIRWMDVTGKLDSYLLRSISYIYMRDLGKSLQSADTQARIRHVVDGLKIHLTSSKKENKSGLVSMDGLYNWAKKEGVESTFIWLMEKLKIVSSQIPDGMDAGHAQRKLIKIIAGVLMHVIEEMDNTLAPFERTKKLNEAIKLGYSYGLTYPFIDDLLDANVLSTQEKQQYTDLIRTTLITGVVPELGSWSGNNLKLIQFIHSELREAYEYIKGHQHSESLNSFFEQSYVFFQSQEVDRIKALSNPNYTNEELYIPIILKSSSSRLIVRSVISASEDEEFNKRSFFYGLYNQLADDFADMFDDWKEGAVTPYTYYLKYHDRRPDLINPFELYWAVISHLIHNVYNSDLLTCEVILDRAINGLKRFKARIGMEKYSEVMKVFASEDPDFNRVIQTMVRKADDVDFFDKLLRDQIITTIKNQRKEQDEFMDTVKTVRTQINSILRIQKHENSAYMNETIVDAANYSLAGDGKRLRPILTWVMGVNEYGLNQFAIVPLLRSLEYMHTASLIFDDLPSQDDASLRRGRATLHQQYNIATAELTGLYLTQKAIEEQASLDQFDSKTVLTLIQYSTQVTEVMCKGQAMDLGSKGKPLTLEQLNSMCFYKTGIAFEASLIMPAILAQADVYEMRVLKQFAYHAGIAFQIKDDLLDVEGNSTLLGKFIGKDADNNNSTFVSILGREGAKKEMWEHYCLAIEALNEVPRKTTFLKHLLNYIVNRDH
- the hpt gene encoding hypoxanthine phosphoribosyltransferase codes for the protein MGYEIDGILISEEQLKQKVKELGATMLKDLQDESIVFIVVLKGAFVFAADLVRELGGNVTVDFVAASSYGNQTETTGKVRLLKDIDVNITGKNVVLVEDIIDSGLTLSFLKEHFDLHKPKTMKICTLLDKPERRKVDLKADYVGFVIPDKFVIGYGIDYAEHYRNLPYIATVKEV